From Hymenobacter sedentarius, a single genomic window includes:
- a CDS encoding MBOAT family O-acyltransferase: MLFNSLHFLVFFPIVVGLYYGLPPRWRGPLLLLASYYFYMSWRAAYALLLLATTLVDYYSGYRMSQLPTRQERRPYLYLSLVSNLGTLFVFKYFNFFRDATLQLAGALHLPHASWPALGLLLPVGVSFYTFQSVGYIIDVYQGRLEAERNFGRFALFVAFFPQLVAGPIERGGHMLPQYRQTHAFDYQKVVSGLRLMAWGLFKKVVVADRLALFVNPVFNNPQQHPEGPLLVLATLAFAFQIYGDFSGYTDMARGAARVLGFDFNLNFRQPYLSASVPEFWRRWHISLSSWFRDYVYIPLGGSRVAPARAYGNLMAVFLISGLWHGANWTFLVWGGLHGLYLVLSTWAKPLRERLAQLTGLAAHSRLRHGLGVLVTFTLVTYAWIFFRANSLADALYISRHLGSGWTALNGRRIGTLLLDFSQHYRPELAMALFAVFVMMLVEYLGRNRSLQDWMTAQPFRVRWVGYVGLTLLILYLGIFNSTSFIYFQF; the protein is encoded by the coding sequence ATGCTATTCAATTCCCTTCATTTTCTGGTGTTTTTCCCGATAGTAGTCGGGCTCTACTACGGCCTGCCGCCGCGGTGGCGCGGGCCGCTGCTACTGCTGGCCAGCTACTATTTCTACATGAGCTGGCGGGCGGCCTACGCCCTGCTGCTGCTGGCCACCACGCTGGTAGACTACTACAGCGGCTACCGCATGAGCCAGCTGCCCACCAGGCAGGAGCGGCGGCCGTACCTCTACCTCAGTCTGGTGAGCAACCTGGGCACGCTGTTCGTATTCAAGTACTTCAACTTTTTCCGGGACGCGACTTTGCAGCTGGCTGGCGCGCTGCACCTGCCGCACGCGTCCTGGCCGGCCTTGGGTCTGCTGCTGCCGGTAGGGGTTTCGTTTTACACGTTTCAGTCGGTGGGCTACATCATCGATGTGTACCAGGGTCGGTTGGAAGCGGAGCGGAATTTTGGGCGGTTTGCCTTGTTCGTGGCCTTCTTTCCGCAGCTGGTAGCCGGCCCCATCGAGCGGGGCGGCCACATGCTGCCGCAGTACCGCCAAACCCACGCATTCGATTACCAGAAGGTAGTGAGCGGGCTGCGTCTGATGGCCTGGGGCTTGTTCAAAAAAGTGGTGGTAGCCGACCGGCTGGCCCTGTTCGTCAACCCGGTGTTTAATAATCCGCAGCAGCACCCCGAAGGCCCGCTGCTGGTGCTGGCCACGCTGGCCTTTGCGTTTCAGATTTACGGCGACTTCTCCGGCTACACCGACATGGCGCGGGGCGCCGCCCGGGTGCTGGGCTTCGATTTTAACCTCAACTTCCGGCAGCCTTACTTATCAGCTTCGGTGCCCGAATTCTGGCGGCGCTGGCACATTTCGCTCTCCAGCTGGTTCCGCGACTACGTATACATTCCGCTGGGGGGAAGCCGCGTGGCCCCGGCCCGCGCCTATGGCAACCTGATGGCTGTGTTCCTCATCAGCGGCCTGTGGCACGGCGCCAACTGGACGTTCCTGGTCTGGGGCGGCTTGCATGGGCTGTACCTGGTGCTTAGCACCTGGGCCAAGCCCCTGCGCGAGCGACTAGCTCAACTTACGGGGCTGGCCGCCCATTCGCGGCTGCGCCACGGCCTGGGCGTGCTGGTCACCTTCACGCTGGTGACCTACGCCTGGATATTCTTCAGAGCCAACAGCTTGGCAGATGCCTTGTACATCAGCCGGCACCTGGGCAGTGGGTGGACTGCGCTAAATGGCCGCCGGATAGGAACCCTGCTGCTGGACTTCTCCCAGCACTACCGGCCCGAGCTGGCGATGGCCTTGTTTGCCGTTTTTGTGATGATGCTGGTCGAATACCTGGGCCGCAACCGCAGCCTGCAGGACTGGATGACCGCGCAGCCATTTCGGGTGCGGTGGGTGGGCTACGTGGGGCTCACGCTGCTCATCCTGTACTTGGGCATTTTCAACAGCACCTCCTTTATCTACTTTCAATTCTGA
- a CDS encoding glycosyltransferase family 4 protein has product MPSPRPLRLLVITYYWPPSGGAGVQRCLKFVKHLGSFGVEPTVITVDPAEATYPVLDESLLAEVPAGVRVIRTGTSEPFESYKKLTGRAVPYGGFANEGKPGLMQKAMRFVRGNVFIPDPRRGWNRHALAAVERLLAAGETFDAVLTSSPPHSTQLIGLELQRRHGLRWLADLRDPWTDIYYYKDLHHTPLAAWLDARYERRVLTQADAVLVTSPETKRLFLAKLPDLPSAKFHVLPNGYDESDFQQPSQPPTDCLRITHTGTITELYHINRLLEAVAACATRNPDVPLRLRFVGQVSAELRHQIELAGLLPTTEFLTFVPHDESVKHLLCASALLMAIPDVPRNFGILPGKVFEYLAANKPILCVGPAGCDADILLQECAAGHALPYQDYALMLETLEGMVDQWRKNPNLDLPAISHERYSRVSLTQRLAELVRVK; this is encoded by the coding sequence GTGCCCTCCCCTCGCCCGTTGCGCCTGCTCGTCATCACCTACTATTGGCCGCCCTCGGGCGGGGCCGGCGTGCAACGCTGCCTGAAGTTTGTAAAGCACCTGGGCTCCTTCGGCGTTGAGCCCACCGTGATAACCGTGGACCCCGCCGAAGCGACCTACCCGGTGCTGGACGAAAGCCTGCTGGCGGAAGTGCCCGCCGGCGTGCGCGTCATTCGCACCGGCACGTCCGAGCCGTTTGAAAGCTACAAGAAACTGACTGGCCGGGCCGTGCCCTACGGCGGCTTTGCCAACGAAGGCAAGCCCGGGCTGATGCAGAAAGCCATGCGCTTTGTGCGCGGCAACGTCTTTATTCCGGACCCGCGCCGGGGCTGGAACCGCCACGCCCTGGCCGCCGTGGAGCGGCTGCTGGCCGCCGGCGAAACGTTTGACGCCGTGCTCACGTCCTCGCCGCCCCACTCCACCCAGCTTATTGGGCTGGAGCTGCAGCGGCGCCACGGCCTGCGCTGGCTCGCCGACCTGCGCGACCCCTGGACGGACATCTACTACTACAAAGACCTGCACCACACGCCCCTGGCCGCCTGGCTCGATGCGCGCTACGAGCGCCGCGTGCTCACCCAGGCCGATGCCGTGCTGGTAACCTCGCCCGAAACCAAGCGCCTCTTCCTGGCCAAGCTCCCGGACTTGCCTTCGGCCAAATTCCACGTGCTGCCCAACGGCTACGACGAATCGGATTTTCAGCAGCCCTCGCAGCCGCCCACCGACTGCCTGCGCATCACGCACACCGGCACCATCACGGAGCTCTACCACATCAACCGCCTGCTGGAAGCCGTGGCCGCCTGCGCCACCCGCAACCCCGACGTGCCCCTGCGCCTGCGCTTCGTGGGCCAGGTATCGGCGGAGCTGCGCCACCAGATTGAGCTGGCCGGCTTGCTGCCAACCACCGAATTTCTCACCTTCGTGCCGCACGACGAGTCGGTAAAGCACCTGCTCTGCGCGTCGGCGCTCCTGATGGCCATCCCCGATGTGCCGCGCAACTTCGGCATCCTGCCCGGCAAGGTGTTCGAGTACCTCGCCGCCAATAAGCCCATTCTGTGCGTGGGCCCCGCCGGCTGCGATGCCGATATTCTGCTGCAGGAATGCGCCGCCGGCCACGCCCTGCCCTACCAGGACTACGCCCTCATGCTGGAAACGCTGGAAGGCATGGTAGACCAGTGGCGCAAAAACCCCAACCTGGACCTGCCGGCAATTAGCCACGAACGGTACTCGCGGGTGTCGCTCACGCAGCGGCTGGCAGAGCTGGTGCGGGTGAAGTGA
- the ffh gene encoding signal recognition particle protein, giving the protein MFDNLSTKLDRAFKTLKGQGSISEINVAATIKEIRRALVDADVNYKVAKDVTDKIKEAAMGRDVLTAVSPGQLMVKIVYDELTELMGGEKKDITIKGDPAVILLSGLQGSGKTTFAGKLASYVKKQNRTVLLVACDVYRPAAIDQLKVLGEQIGVEVYSEVENKNPVEISRNAIEYAKKNNKKVVIIDTAGRLAVDEQMMREIEAVKAAINPSETLFVVDSMTGQDAVNTAKTFNDRLNFDGVVLTKLDGDSRGGAALSIRAVVEKPIKFISTGEKMDALDLFYPDRMAQRILGMGDVISLVERAQQQFDEDEAKRINAKIRKNQFNFDDFLSQLEQIKKMGNIKDLMGMIPGMSKAMKDVEIDDDAFKPVEAIIKSMTKQERANPDILNGSRKRRLAKGSGTDIQQVNALMKQFDDMRKMMRTMNKMSQTKGGMAQMAKMMGGMKGGPGGMMR; this is encoded by the coding sequence ATGTTCGATAATCTCTCCACTAAGCTCGACCGGGCATTTAAGACCCTGAAAGGCCAGGGCAGCATCTCGGAAATCAACGTTGCGGCCACCATCAAGGAAATCCGCCGCGCGCTGGTCGATGCCGACGTTAACTACAAGGTTGCCAAAGACGTAACCGACAAGATTAAGGAGGCCGCCATGGGCCGCGACGTGCTCACGGCCGTCTCGCCGGGCCAGCTCATGGTCAAAATCGTGTACGACGAGCTCACCGAGCTCATGGGCGGTGAGAAGAAGGACATCACCATCAAGGGCGACCCGGCCGTTATCCTGCTCTCGGGCCTCCAGGGCTCGGGCAAAACCACATTTGCCGGCAAGTTGGCCAGCTACGTAAAGAAGCAGAACCGCACGGTGCTGCTCGTGGCCTGCGACGTGTACCGCCCAGCGGCCATCGACCAGCTCAAGGTGCTCGGCGAGCAAATTGGCGTGGAAGTGTACTCGGAAGTCGAGAACAAAAACCCCGTTGAGATTTCGCGCAACGCCATCGAGTACGCGAAAAAGAACAACAAGAAAGTCGTCATCATCGACACCGCCGGCCGCCTGGCCGTCGACGAGCAGATGATGCGCGAGATTGAAGCCGTGAAGGCGGCCATCAACCCCTCGGAGACGCTGTTTGTGGTGGACTCCATGACCGGCCAGGACGCCGTGAACACGGCCAAAACCTTCAACGACCGGCTCAATTTCGACGGCGTGGTGCTCACCAAGCTCGACGGCGACTCGCGCGGCGGCGCGGCCCTCAGCATCCGGGCCGTGGTGGAAAAGCCCATCAAGTTCATTTCGACGGGCGAGAAGATGGACGCGCTGGACCTGTTCTACCCCGACCGCATGGCCCAGCGCATCCTGGGCATGGGCGACGTGATTTCGCTCGTGGAGCGCGCCCAGCAGCAGTTCGACGAGGACGAGGCCAAGCGCATCAACGCCAAAATTCGGAAAAACCAGTTCAACTTCGACGACTTCCTCTCGCAGCTGGAGCAAATCAAGAAGATGGGCAACATCAAGGACTTGATGGGCATGATTCCAGGCATGAGCAAGGCCATGAAAGACGTGGAAATCGACGACGACGCCTTCAAGCCCGTCGAGGCCATCATCAAGAGCATGACCAAGCAGGAGCGGGCCAACCCCGACATCCTCAACGGCTCGCGCAAGCGCCGGCTGGCCAAGGGTTCCGGTACCGACATTCAGCAGGTAAACGCCCTGATGAAGCAGTTCGACGACATGCGCAAAATGATGCGCACCATGAACAAAATGAGCCAGACCAAGGGCGGTATGGCCCAGATGGCCAAGATGATGGGCGGCATGAAGGGCGGCCCCGGTGGCATGATGCGCTAA